Genomic window (Tenrec ecaudatus isolate mTenEca1 chromosome 16, mTenEca1.hap1, whole genome shotgun sequence):
AGCCCAGGAAGTAGGAGAAGAGATTTGGAAATGGAAAAGGCAGAAAAACTCACCCTAACTTTCAGCTCTCTGACTAAACTAGGAGAGGAAGGTGCAGAATTCGACACCTTTCCCAGCTAGTGTGTTCTTCAAAAACAGACTGGGGAGCATTGTTGAAGCATGGCACTGCCcattggtgccccagccctgcagTTGCGAACATCTTGTACCCAGGGGCTATTTGCTACAGTGGAAGGCCCTGCATGGACTCTGGTCGACAGACAccccctggtgcagccctggggaGCAGGGGCCTGTGGGTTCTCACAGATGCATCCTCTCCCGTCCTGCCCAGTAGCTTCCCCTACTCCAGCACTGCCTGAGTCCACCCTcccctgtgccccacccccaccctggggttCCTACATCTGAGAGTCCTGGGGTCGGGGTAGGGGGGGAGCAGGTTGTAAAGGTAAGACAGTGACTCTTAGTCCTGAGCCATTCTTGCCCGCTCCCTTCACCCAGTGGGGTCTGTGCAGAGCAGTCCTGGCTGTCAGGCAAAGGGGCGATGGTGGCACTGAGTGGCTTGGGCCTCAGGGCTGCTTAGCACCCCACAGAAGATCCTCCAGCCCCAAATGTCAGTGGTGctgaaagtctatttttggaCTTAAAAATAACTGTGTTTAGCTGAAGCAGTCTTAAAAATTAAGACACTTCACTAAGGCTTGAAGGCATCccaggcgggggcggggcgggtgaGGGCGGTGCCAAGGGCCCTGGGTATTTTCCTGGTGCATCTTGAGGGTCTGGGGGACACTTGGTCAGAATGCAGAtggtgccccagctctggggaCAGATCTCGAAAGGCAGAGGACCACACCTTGTAAATCGAAGCGCCAGCCTTCATTGTAACTACCCCTGGGGGTCTTTACCTGGCTCAGGTGAGCCTGGGGTGCCACCCCCCCTGTGGCCTTAGTGTGGGCCCTTTGGAGAGAAGGGGCCTTGGGCTTGGCACCCACTCCCACTGATCACAGGAGTTGGGTGAGGCCCTGGGGGGCAATTCCGAGGCTTCTGGGATCCCCTCAGGGCACCCTGCGGGAATGGGAGCTTCCGAGCAAACCTGAGGGGTGATTTACGTAGGGGCCCCTGGGGCTGGGGATTGGATGCATTCATGCCACCCCCAGGCCAGCCTCTATCCTTAGCCAAATGTACCCCTTCCACAcataccccactccccaccccacccccaccccacactcacaGTGATCAGTCAGTCCCTGGGTAGGGACAGAGGCCTGCTGAAGTCCCCACACAGGTATCTTCCCAGCCCCCGGGATCCTTCCTCAGAAGGGACGAGCAAGGGGCCCTGGGCACCTGGTGGGAGGGCCCTGAACATAGctgaaggggtggggggatgtcGTCTAGAGTCTGGTCCAGGCTCCACTTTCCAGTCTCCCCACTCCGGGCTGGTCAGGACCTCTTGCCTGGATTGGAGGTCTTGAGTCCTAGGAGCCCTCCTGCTGCCAGCTATGTCCCCACAGTCACCAAGGCCCCAGACCCAGAACACTCCTTGCCTCTTTTAGGCAAGGGAGCAGTCTCAGAGCTTGTCACCTAACTATAGAGTACATGCATTTGCCAGGAATCAATCTCTCAATCTCTcaatctctcaatctctctctctctctctctctctctctctctctctctctctctctctctctctctctctctctctctcacacacacacacacacacacacacacacgggggtgggggtggagagagagagagtgtgtgtgctgtgtgcgcATTTGCTTAAAAGCCCAGAACTTCTGCGAGCATGCCCCCACCCCTCAGCCAGCCCAGAGGGGATTGAAGGAGGGAAATAGGCAAGCTACGCTCTGGCCCTAAGTCTCTGTTTCTGACCatccccaggtctggcctctgggGCCTGCCCCCGACGGCTCTGCTGCCCAAGGCTCAGGAACCACCGGCCAGCGGCTGCCATGTCTGGGCCCCTGAGGAGGGGGCCAGAGAAGCCACACCGCTGGAGGACTCCCCGCCTCCCTGCAATGGGGATGGCCCCCTCCAGCCGGCCCCTTCTCTGGTGGCACCACTCGCTGGgagcctgcccccccaccccccctacttTGAAGgggcccccttcccccaccccctctggcTGAGGCACACATATGGCCAGTGGGTGccgcagcccccacccagaaccatcAACCGGACTCGAAGGCGCCTGTCCCGGAACCGGGCTCCCGGCCGGCTCATCCTCAGCACCATCCGCCTGCGGCCCCGCCGTGTCCTCTGTGAGAAGTGCCAGCGTACCCTGAGCCCCCAGCAGGCCCCGTCTGGCCAGCCGGCCGCCCCCTCGGCACCAAGTAGGACACTGGACAGTGACCCCGACCACGAGCCACGGAAACCCGCTGTTCCGGCCAGGAGGAGCAAGCGGGAGGAGCGGAGGCCTGGGGAACCCGTCCCTCGCAGCCCGGTCATCACCATCTCCTATAGCACGCCCCAGGGTACTGGAGAGGTGGTCAAGATCCCCTCCCGAGTGCATGGCTCCCTGGAGCCCTTCTGCCCCGGGCAGCGGCCGCTGGGGGGCAGCCAGGACCTGGAGGCCCAAGATGCTGAGCCCAGGCCACCTGGGGGCCCCGTGGCTGCCATCCCCAAGCTGAAGCTGACTCGGCCAGCGGCAGCCCCCAGCCTGGAAGCACCCCCTCCAAAGATCCGCCTGAAGCCAGGCCGCCTGGCCTCAGGCGAGCAGGAGCCTGTGTACAGGGCCGAACTGGTGGGACCTTTGAATGGCCACCCAGCCAGCCCCCCCCAACTCTTGGCCAACGGCTCTTCCCACCACAGCCTGGGGGACACATCTTCTGGGAGTTCTGGTGAGGAGGACGCCTTCCAGCCGTTTCCTCACAGAGAGTGCAGGCAGGGTGGCCTGGCCCTTCTGGTCAGCTACCCGCCCAGGAAGGCCGATTCGGCCAGCGAGTCCAGCTGCAGCAGCGACAGCCTGGAGGAGTCCAAGCCATCCGGCTCTGAGGCCCCGTCGGCAGGCCCCCGGGTGCTCACGCCCCTGCCGTCCTCCTCGGAAAGCACCCGGCCCACGGTCCCCCCGCTGACGGTGAGGCTGCACACGCAGAGCGTCTCCCAGTGTGTGACAGAGGACGGCAGGACCGTGGCCGTGGGGGACATCGTGTGGGGGAAGATCCACGGCTTCCCCTGGTGGCCAGCCCGCATCCTCGACATCAGCCTGAGCCACAGGCACGGGCAGCCTGCTTGGCGAGAAGCCAAAGTCTCCTGGTTCGCTTCTCCGACGACGTCCTTCTTGTCCCTATCCAAACTGGCCCCTTTCTCTGAGTTCTTCAAACTGAGGTTCAACCGGAAGAAGAAGGGGGTGTACCGGAAAGCTATCACCGAGGCCGTACATGCGGCACGGCTCGTGGCCCCCGAGATCAGGGAACTCCTCACCCACTCTGACACATAACTCCGCCTCCCCAACcaggtgagtgtgtctgtgtgtgtatggggggggttCTCAGACCAGGTGAGTGATGGGGGCAGTTCCCTCCCCTGTCAGTGCTCCACCCTGgtgcccctcaggcctggggggtgGTAGGAGCAAGGGGATGGGCCCAGCCCAGAGAAGAGGGGGCTTCCCACGGCATTGCAGCCAGCTGGGTGAGGTTGAGTGGGCCAGGGGGTCCCTCCAGAGCTGCGGCCTCAGAGAACACAGCTAGTCCTTCATGTCATTCTTCACTGCTTGGGTAACTGTTCACGTCCACCCAGAGGGaccagggagaaaggcctggtgagcccctgcTGAATACCTCTGACAACTGGGAGCAGGAGCCAACTGGGTGGGTCTGAGTGAGAGAGCACAGGAGCTCAGCTTCCTGGCCTGGCTCAGagctccctcctctccctgcaGCCCTCTGCTGCAGGCTGTGCCTTCAGACCAGGACTGCAGGGTGGTGGCGTAGGGGAGGTGGACCCGCCCCTGGGCCATGCAGACAGAGCAGGCCCTGCTGCCATCagccctggtggttttgaacgtgcCAGGACTCCTGAGCGAACCCGTCCTAGCTGGAAGGCCCAGGTTctcggtgagggggtgggggctgctctgTCCCCTGGCCTCATATTGGCCCCCACCTCTCAGCCTGGAAGTTGAGCTGACCCTCCAGCTCTCATCTGCACCCCACAGACCGGGAACGCCCCTGCTGAGGAGACCAGGAAGCCAGTGGGCAGGTGCTGGGCACTGGCCTTAGAGGTGGCCCTTGGGAGCCACACTGTCCAGGGCTGAGCCCCCTTCCCTCTAGCTGGTCCGAGGGAGCCCTGACCACCTGGGGCAGGGGACTAGAGGAGCAGCTTCTGTGGTCCtgtccccacccacctcccaaaaAGGAGAGGCTGAACTGGGCTTCTGCACAGGCCCTGATGACCTTCGAGTGACCTTGTCACCCCCAGCTCTTTCAGTGCCTGGTGACCAGGCCTCCAGCCACTGACTTTTGGGGGGGAATGTCTGCCGTGTTCCCTGGCCTTGGGGTCGGTGGGTGAGGTAGGCACCATCTGGGCTACTGCCCGGCACTTGGGGAGGCCTGTGTCCCTGCTGCCTGGCTGTAGCTACACCCTGCTGGCTTCCCTCTGGGCCAGGCGCCCAGCCAGTGTGGAGGTCCCAGTGAGGCCCTCTCAGAAGGGAGGGGACGTGGGCGGGGCAAAGAACAAGGCCAGGGCCCTGGTGGCCACACTGGGCCttgtccttggtatcagcctgTCCTCCCAGAGCGCGTCTCTGCTCTGCCTGGTCCCCTGCTGCTGGGACCCTGGCCAGTGCTGCATCTCTGAGTGCCGGCCTGGGTCTTGGGGGCTCTGGGCAGCCAGAAAGCTGCAGGGCGGCAAGATCTGGTGTGACAGGTCCAGACAGCTGCCCAGGGGCCGTGCAGCTGGCGCTTTGGGGCGGGCTATGCACCGGGACATGGGGAATCTCACCCAGCGGGTTTGAATCCAGCCCGGAGGGCGGTGGCCATGGCTGGGCTGCAGTCTGGCAGCCTCTGGTGCTGGGCGAGGCTTGGGCAGCCCAGGGGGTGGGACTGGGCTCCCGCAGTGAGCGCTGGCCTTTAGCCAGCAGAGCTGGGTGGGTGGTGATGTGCTTGCTCTTTGGCAGAGAGCTGGGTGGAGACTGCCCTCCTAGGGCTGCCATGGGAGGAGGCCCAGCCGGGCTGGTGGGGGGCTGGAGGTGACAAGGACAGGTGCCCCCCCTGCTGGCACACAGGGGCACCACGGTGCCTCTGGGGGGTCGTCTGGGGGGTTCGGGGGCAGGTGTCAGGCTGCACCTTCCCTGAGATGCTGACCTGCCTGCCGTTTCCCAAAGGTAGGctatttcacaggtgtgaaaccCGTGCACCGTCTCGGCAATCCCTCACCCTCATGCACAGGTCTGCGCCAGGCCTCCCAGAGGACAGGGCTTAGGGCAGCCAGGGGCTGCCCAGGGCTACTCAGTCAGCCGGATGGTTGGGGAGTGGCCTGTCTTGAGCCTTGCTGCTGCCCCGGGTCCTGGTCAATGGCCTGGTGGTAGTGGGGAGGCCACACTGCTTCAGAGCTTCTAccttccccatccccccccccccccgaagatgAGGCGTGTTCAGGGGCTCTGGGAAGGCCACCTCTGAGGCTCTCAACCCCTGGCACGTGGGATTAGTGATGGTCTCGTGGAGGGTGGGAGAGCTGGCCAATATTGGGTGTCCGGGGAGCCTGTGCTGACTCGGGCCTGGGTTCCCTCCTGGAAAGAGCCCCTGAGCAGGGTGCCCGAGCTGgctttcccacccctccccccccaagctGAGAGGCTGGGTTCTGGGGAAGCTTCCAcagccagccccggggagcctaaCAACCCGGCTTGTTCCAGGAGGGAGCAAGGCCTGTCTCccatgcttgctgcctgtggactCGGCCCTGTCCCACCCCTTAATCCAGCAGTTCTCTTGTTGTCTCTCTGGTCCTTGTGGGGGACACGAGGTGGGAGACACAAGGTGGGGGATCGGAACCTGGGACAGGGGACTTCTCTGACTGCCCCCACCCACCTGCTCCTTCCAGGCTGGGAGACCCCACCCCCAGGAAGAGCCtcgcttcctccttcctcctcctctccaaaCCTTTCTCCCCAGCCCCCGGGCGTCCACTGACTTGGACTGGTCtgtgtggggggtgaggaggcaccTCAGGAGAGGTAGGCAGAGCCTTGGGTGGAGCCTTTTGCTGGTGTCACTCCCAGGGCCCTAACGCCACCGCTGTACAGACCAGGCGTTCCTTGGCTGCTAGCTGGGGGTAGGGGGCCACCGTGGAGTCTGACAGGTTCTTTCCAAGCACTGAGGCTGCGCCGGAAATCTGGTGTCCTTCCATGCGTGTGTCTCTTCTCCCCTTTGTAAGACTCCCCTTGGAAGGGCCTGCTGTGCGGCTGTGCCGGCACAACTGACTGGAGCTGCCCATCTCAGGCACTGCGGCACATGTTCTGCGGCATGATGGCAGGTGGCACAGACCCTCCCAAGTGGGCAGTTCTCAGGGGCTCAGGGCCTTTCTGGGCAACAGGTAGAGCAGGGCTCTGGGGCTGCAGGTGGCCGTGCTCTGGACAGGGTTTCAGCCATGGTTGAGGGTGGTCTGGGATGGAGGGTGACAGAGAGAGGTGAGTCCGAGCCTTAGTCTGGCCAGTACCCACCACCCTGACCAGCACAGAATTCCTTCAGCCAGGTTTCTGAGACGCTGGCTGGACTCTGGATCCAGAAGCTCAGAGTGTCCAGTGCGGGCTCTG
Coding sequences:
- the PWWP2B gene encoding PWWP domain-containing protein 2B; its protein translation is MELRAGCRLPVLVERAAPGALVVSWSCGERRFTGVLLDCTHRSAAPPHPRGPRSPPPLRFRARPRAQPPLGAQVAEQVGATLRGGRTGAGRGESGGGRGWGREPGRLRPAAACRRAPQLRTPAGISALFFVGRTVESGRSQKRARRRAPGVGGRKRAGRRRPLASKSGLWGLPPTALLPKAQEPPASGCHVWAPEEGAREATPLEDSPPPCNGDGPLQPAPSLVAPLAGSLPPHPPYFEGAPFPHPLWLRHTYGQWVPQPPPRTINRTRRRLSRNRAPGRLILSTIRLRPRRVLCEKCQRTLSPQQAPSGQPAAPSAPSRTLDSDPDHEPRKPAVPARRSKREERRPGEPVPRSPVITISYSTPQGTGEVVKIPSRVHGSLEPFCPGQRPLGGSQDLEAQDAEPRPPGGPVAAIPKLKLTRPAAAPSLEAPPPKIRLKPGRLASGEQEPVYRAELVGPLNGHPASPPQLLANGSSHHSLGDTSSGSSGEEDAFQPFPHRECRQGGLALLVSYPPRKADSASESSCSSDSLEESKPSGSEAPSAGPRVLTPLPSSSESTRPTVPPLTVRLHTQSVSQCVTEDGRTVAVGDIVWGKIHGFPWWPARILDISLSHRHGQPAWREAKVSWFASPTTSFLSLSKLAPFSEFFKLRFNRKKKGVYRKAITEAVHAARLVAPEIRELLTHSDT